A single region of the Streptomyces sp. NBC_01381 genome encodes:
- a CDS encoding amidohydrolase family protein: protein MCVENTPPPSSRLTRRGVLAGAAALAGTTAVLAAAAPQAAAADTRDPAAPRTGRRGGDLVIEGGTLLDPATGEVTEDAVVVIVDGVVRAAGARGRISVPEGAETISAHGRWILPGLVDAHIHLNTAAEARNAVAQGATSARSGSTNFYQDIAVRELARQAPGQAPRLRAAGVFVTPDLGDTILADPDLTPLAGLRDGVRSPEALRRVVEVNLARGADVIKTRVNERAGLPEQDPLAQVYDREQVSAVVAAARRGGKGVLCHSYSEKGCHDAVMAGVRSLEHGAFVGEHTLAEMRRRGTYFTPTLTAIAGLADSSDPVLAERGRQYLPVLKRAVLAAHELGVPLAAGTDSSGGKIKPIGREVELMRSAGLSALDAIRTATTGAAKLLGIDRTAGRLARGFAGDVILVDGDPLSDVTVLKKPVRVVRSGIAL, encoded by the coding sequence ATGTGCGTTGAGAACACCCCGCCCCCGTCGTCCCGGCTGACCCGTCGCGGCGTCCTCGCCGGCGCCGCCGCGCTCGCGGGGACCACCGCCGTGCTCGCCGCGGCCGCGCCGCAGGCCGCTGCCGCGGACACCCGGGATCCCGCCGCCCCACGTACCGGACGGCGCGGCGGTGACCTCGTCATCGAAGGCGGCACGCTGCTCGACCCGGCGACCGGCGAGGTCACCGAGGACGCCGTGGTCGTCATCGTGGACGGCGTCGTGCGCGCGGCGGGCGCCCGCGGGCGGATCTCGGTGCCCGAAGGAGCCGAGACGATCAGCGCGCACGGGCGGTGGATCCTGCCGGGTCTGGTCGACGCGCACATCCACCTCAACACCGCCGCCGAGGCACGCAACGCCGTGGCGCAGGGCGCGACCAGTGCCCGCAGCGGCTCGACCAACTTCTACCAGGACATCGCCGTACGGGAGTTGGCCCGCCAGGCCCCCGGCCAGGCGCCCCGGCTGCGCGCCGCCGGTGTCTTCGTCACGCCCGACCTGGGCGACACGATCCTCGCCGACCCCGACCTCACCCCGCTGGCCGGGCTCCGCGACGGGGTGCGCTCCCCCGAGGCGCTGCGCCGCGTCGTCGAGGTCAACCTCGCCCGGGGCGCCGACGTCATCAAGACCCGGGTCAACGAGCGCGCGGGCCTGCCCGAGCAGGACCCGCTGGCCCAGGTGTACGACCGCGAGCAGGTGTCCGCCGTGGTCGCCGCCGCCAGGCGCGGCGGCAAGGGCGTGCTCTGCCACAGCTACAGCGAGAAGGGCTGCCACGACGCGGTCATGGCGGGCGTCCGCTCCCTGGAGCACGGCGCGTTCGTCGGCGAGCACACCCTGGCCGAGATGCGGCGCAGGGGCACGTACTTCACGCCGACGCTCACCGCGATCGCCGGTCTCGCCGACTCCTCGGACCCGGTGCTCGCCGAACGCGGGCGCCAGTACCTGCCGGTCCTGAAGCGGGCCGTGCTCGCCGCGCACGAGCTGGGCGTGCCGCTCGCCGCGGGCACGGACTCCTCCGGCGGGAAGATCAAGCCCATCGGCCGCGAGGTGGAGCTGATGCGCTCGGCCGGCCTCTCCGCGCTCGACGCGATCCGCACGGCCACCACCGGCGCCGCGAAGCTGCTCGGCATCGACCGCACGGCGGGACGCCTCGCGCGCGGCTTCGCCGGCGACGTGATCCTCGTGGACGGCGACCCGCTGTCCGACGTGACGGTCCTCAAGAAGCCCGTACGCGTGGTCCGTTCGGGCATCGCGCTCTGA
- a CDS encoding GntR family transcriptional regulator, which yields MAGSKEEASRTSLSAQAREAVRQRIVDRRYPLGSRLVEREVAEELRMSRVPVREALRALVAEGLLELLPHSGVRVRRLERSDVRHLYEVWEPLAVQASRLSARRVAECAPDDEPPGLAALRATLGHAEQASDADDGAREVAAHTAFHEGIVALSGNPLLARMMEQLSWQLQLLFGMRAEPDHMRAQHHLIYRHIAAGDEETAAASTLLHVRDSQAVALRSLFEEDPSH from the coding sequence GTGGCGGGCAGCAAGGAAGAGGCGTCGCGGACGTCGTTGAGCGCGCAGGCGCGCGAGGCGGTCCGGCAGCGCATCGTGGACCGCCGCTATCCGCTGGGTTCGCGCCTGGTGGAGCGCGAGGTCGCCGAGGAGCTGCGGATGTCCCGCGTGCCCGTGCGCGAGGCGCTGCGTGCGCTGGTCGCCGAGGGCCTCCTCGAGCTGCTTCCGCACAGCGGGGTGCGGGTGCGCCGCCTGGAGCGTTCCGATGTGCGGCATCTGTACGAGGTGTGGGAGCCGCTGGCCGTGCAGGCGTCGCGGCTCTCGGCGCGCCGGGTGGCCGAGTGCGCGCCGGACGACGAGCCGCCGGGCCTCGCCGCGCTGCGGGCCACGCTCGGCCATGCCGAGCAGGCGTCGGACGCGGACGACGGGGCGCGTGAGGTCGCCGCGCACACCGCGTTCCACGAGGGCATCGTGGCCCTCTCCGGCAATCCGCTGCTCGCCCGCATGATGGAGCAGCTGAGCTGGCAGCTCCAGCTCCTGTTCGGCATGCGCGCCGAGCCGGACCACATGCGGGCCCAGCACCACCTCATCTACCGGCACATCGCGGCGGGCGACGAGGAGACGGCGGCGGCGAGCACGCTGCTGCACGTGCGGGACAGCCAGGCCGTGGCGCTGCGGTCGCTGTTCGAGGAAGATCCCTCCCACTGA
- a CDS encoding VOC family protein, which translates to MEILGATLRICVEDLESSVAFYERLAGGPAQRFERGGVSVAAVGCFLLMSGPERELEILRKVSATIAVQDVDEAYAVLNASGARVIAGPVPTPVGRNLIAMHPDGAVFEYVDRRAAT; encoded by the coding sequence ATGGAGATCCTGGGAGCCACGCTGCGTATCTGCGTCGAGGACCTGGAGTCCTCGGTCGCCTTCTACGAACGTCTCGCGGGCGGCCCCGCGCAGCGTTTCGAGCGTGGGGGCGTCTCGGTCGCGGCGGTCGGCTGCTTTCTGCTGATGAGCGGACCCGAGCGGGAGCTGGAGATCCTCCGGAAGGTCTCCGCGACGATCGCGGTCCAGGACGTCGACGAGGCGTACGCGGTCCTGAACGCGTCCGGCGCCCGTGTCATCGCGGGCCCCGTGCCGACCCCGGTGGGCCGCAACCTCATCGCGATGCACCCGGACGGCGCGGTCTTCGAGTACGTGGACCGGCGCGCCGCGACCTGA
- a CDS encoding enolase C-terminal domain-like protein has translation MKDAVPIERLVMSAYSVPADAPEADGTFAWDATTIVIVEVTAGDATGTGWTYAPAAVVSLIDEQLVPAVTGLDAVDIPAAHDAMAKAVRNTGRPGAASCALSAVDIALWDLKARLLELPLVRLLGAARDAVPVYGSGGFTTYHDTHLAAQLTGWVHGQHIPRVKIKVGESWGRAAARDVARVRTAREVIGPQAELYVDASGGYTRKQAVRVGRVLAEHGVGLFEEPVSSDDLHGLALVRDALPCDVTAGEYGCHLPYFARMLPSVDCLQVDATRCGGITEWLRVAALAQGHGLEVSAHGAPHAHAAVAACVPNLRHVEWFHDHVRIESMFFDGALDPTGGTVRPEGGVGHGLELRHAEDVEEYRVA, from the coding sequence ATGAAGGACGCAGTGCCCATCGAACGACTCGTCATGTCCGCGTACTCGGTGCCCGCGGACGCCCCGGAGGCGGACGGCACCTTCGCCTGGGATGCCACGACGATCGTGATCGTCGAGGTCACGGCGGGCGACGCCACGGGGACCGGCTGGACCTATGCCCCCGCCGCCGTGGTGTCCCTCATCGACGAGCAGCTCGTGCCGGCCGTCACGGGGCTCGACGCCGTCGACATCCCCGCGGCGCACGACGCGATGGCCAAGGCGGTCCGCAACACCGGCCGCCCCGGCGCCGCCTCGTGCGCGCTCTCCGCGGTCGACATCGCCCTGTGGGACCTCAAGGCACGCCTCCTCGAACTGCCCTTGGTGCGTCTCCTGGGAGCCGCCCGCGACGCGGTTCCCGTCTACGGGAGCGGCGGCTTCACGACGTACCACGACACACATCTGGCGGCCCAGCTGACCGGCTGGGTGCACGGTCAGCACATCCCGCGCGTCAAGATCAAGGTCGGCGAGAGCTGGGGCCGGGCGGCGGCCCGCGATGTGGCGCGGGTGCGCACCGCGCGTGAAGTCATCGGCCCGCAGGCCGAGTTGTACGTCGACGCGAGCGGCGGCTACACCCGCAAGCAGGCGGTACGGGTCGGCCGGGTCCTCGCCGAGCACGGGGTGGGCCTGTTCGAGGAACCGGTGTCCTCGGACGATCTGCACGGGCTCGCCCTGGTGCGGGACGCGCTCCCCTGCGACGTGACGGCCGGTGAATACGGCTGCCATCTCCCGTACTTCGCGCGGATGCTCCCCTCCGTCGACTGCCTCCAGGTGGACGCGACCCGCTGCGGCGGAATCACCGAGTGGCTGCGCGTTGCGGCCCTCGCGCAGGGCCACGGCCTGGAGGTCTCGGCCCACGGCGCCCCGCACGCACATGCCGCGGTGGCCGCCTGCGTACCGAATCTGCGGCACGTCGAGTGGTTCCACGACCATGTGCGGATCGAGTCGATGTTCTTCGACGGGGCCCTGGACCCGACGGGCGGCACCGTGCGCCCCGAGGGCGGCGTCGGGCACGGTCTTGAGCTGCGGCACGCGGAGGACGTGGAGGAATACCGGGTCGCGTGA
- a CDS encoding hydrophobic protein gives MVPILLVLLLALLLFGAGFAVQVLWWIAVVVLVIWLLGFLMRSTTATGTRSRWYRW, from the coding sequence ATGGTTCCGATTCTGCTCGTCCTGCTGCTGGCCCTGCTGCTCTTCGGGGCGGGATTCGCGGTGCAGGTCCTCTGGTGGATCGCCGTCGTCGTGCTCGTCATCTGGCTCCTCGGATTCCTGATGCGCAGCACGACTGCCACCGGGACGAGGTCCCGCTGGTACCGGTGGTAG
- a CDS encoding methyltransferase domain-containing protein, with translation MPEETAVYTHGHHESVLRSHTWRTVANSAAYLAGSLKPHMKVLDIGCGPGTITAELAELVPDGRVTGVDQAPGILDQARATAAGRGVTNVEFAVADVHDLPYPDDSFCVVHAHQVLQHVGDPVRALSEMRRVCAPGGIVAARDADYEAMTWYPQSPVLDGWLDLYRRVARANGGEPDAGRRLKSWALEAGFDDVTATASTWCYSSAPERDWWSGLWADRTVASSYADRAVESGHVGAGELRAIADAWREWGQRDDGWFTVLHGEILCRK, from the coding sequence ATGCCGGAGGAGACCGCCGTCTACACGCACGGACACCACGAGTCCGTGCTGCGTTCCCACACCTGGCGGACCGTCGCCAACTCGGCGGCCTATCTCGCCGGTTCACTCAAGCCGCACATGAAGGTCCTGGACATCGGCTGTGGCCCCGGCACCATCACCGCCGAGCTGGCCGAGCTCGTCCCCGACGGCCGGGTCACGGGCGTCGACCAGGCGCCCGGCATCCTGGACCAGGCCCGCGCGACGGCCGCCGGGCGGGGCGTGACGAACGTCGAGTTCGCCGTCGCCGACGTGCATGACCTGCCGTACCCGGACGACTCGTTCTGCGTCGTCCACGCCCATCAGGTGCTGCAGCACGTCGGCGACCCGGTGCGCGCCCTGAGCGAGATGCGGCGGGTCTGTGCGCCGGGCGGCATCGTCGCCGCCCGCGACGCGGACTACGAGGCGATGACCTGGTATCCCCAGTCCCCCGTCCTGGACGGCTGGCTCGACCTGTACCGGCGGGTGGCCCGCGCCAACGGCGGGGAGCCGGACGCGGGGCGGCGCCTCAAGTCCTGGGCGCTGGAGGCCGGTTTCGACGACGTCACGGCGACCGCGAGCACCTGGTGCTACTCATCGGCACCGGAGCGCGACTGGTGGAGCGGCCTGTGGGCGGACCGCACGGTCGCCTCGTCGTACGCCGACCGCGCGGTGGAGTCCGGGCACGTCGGCGCCGGGGAGCTGCGGGCCATCGCCGACGCGTGGCGGGAGTGGGGGCAGCGGGACGACGGCTGGTTCACCGTGCTGCACGGGGAGATCCTCTGCCGGAAGTAG
- a CDS encoding ABC-F family ATP-binding cassette domain-containing protein, with protein MGHLEAAHIEYYLPDGRALLGDVSFRVGEGAIVALVGANGAGKTTLLRLISGELQPHGGTVTVSGGLGVMPQFVGSVRDETTVRELLVSVSSPRIREAAKAVDVAEHAIMTVDDEAAQLQYAQALSDWAEVQGYEAETLWDMCTTAALGVPYDKAQFREVRTLSGGEQKRLVLEALLRGGDEVLLLDEPDNYLDVPGKRWLEQRLKETRKTVLFVSHDRELLARAAEKIVSVEPGPAGADAWVHGGGFATFHEARRERFARFEELRRRWDEKHAQLKKLVLNLRQAAAVSHEMASRYAAAQTRLRKFEEAGPPPEPPREQDITMRLHGGRTGIRAITCKGLELTGLMKPFDLEVFYGERVAVLGSNGSGKSHFLRLLAGGDVAHSGEWKLGARVVAGHFAQTHAHPELFGRTLLDILWREHAQDKGPAMSRLRRYELTGQAEQRFERLSGGQQARFQILLLELEGSTALLLDEPTDNLDLESAEALQEGLEAYEGTVLAVTHDRWFARSFDRYLVFGSDGLVRETPEPVWDERRVERKR; from the coding sequence ATGGGACATCTTGAAGCCGCGCACATCGAGTACTACCTGCCGGACGGCCGTGCGCTGCTCGGCGATGTCTCGTTCCGCGTGGGCGAGGGGGCCATCGTCGCCCTCGTCGGGGCGAACGGCGCGGGCAAGACCACCCTGCTGCGGCTGATCTCCGGAGAGCTCCAGCCGCACGGCGGCACCGTCACCGTCAGCGGCGGGCTCGGCGTGATGCCCCAGTTCGTGGGGTCGGTGCGGGACGAGACGACCGTGCGCGAGCTGCTCGTCTCCGTGTCGTCGCCCCGCATCCGCGAGGCGGCCAAGGCCGTGGACGTCGCCGAGCACGCGATCATGACCGTCGACGACGAGGCCGCGCAGCTCCAGTACGCACAGGCGCTCTCCGACTGGGCGGAGGTCCAGGGCTACGAGGCCGAGACGCTGTGGGACATGTGCACCACGGCCGCGCTGGGCGTCCCGTACGACAAGGCCCAGTTCCGCGAGGTCCGCACGCTCTCCGGCGGCGAGCAGAAGCGCCTCGTGCTCGAAGCGCTGCTGCGCGGCGGCGACGAGGTGCTGCTCCTGGACGAGCCGGACAACTATCTCGACGTACCGGGCAAGCGCTGGCTGGAGCAGCGGCTCAAGGAGACGCGCAAGACCGTCCTGTTCGTCTCGCACGACCGGGAGCTCCTCGCCCGCGCCGCCGAGAAGATCGTCAGCGTCGAGCCGGGCCCCGCGGGCGCCGACGCCTGGGTGCACGGCGGCGGCTTCGCCACCTTCCACGAGGCGCGGCGCGAGCGGTTCGCGCGCTTCGAGGAGCTGCGCAGGCGCTGGGACGAGAAGCACGCCCAGCTGAAGAAGCTGGTCCTGAACCTGCGGCAGGCCGCCGCCGTCAGCCACGAAATGGCCTCGCGGTACGCCGCCGCACAGACCAGGCTGCGCAAGTTCGAGGAGGCAGGGCCGCCGCCCGAGCCGCCCCGCGAGCAGGACATCACCATGCGGCTGCACGGCGGGCGCACCGGCATCCGGGCCATCACGTGCAAGGGCCTGGAGCTGACCGGCCTGATGAAACCCTTCGACCTGGAGGTCTTCTACGGCGAGCGGGTCGCGGTGCTCGGCTCGAACGGCTCAGGGAAGTCGCACTTCCTGCGGCTCCTCGCGGGCGGCGACGTCGCGCACAGCGGCGAGTGGAAGCTGGGCGCGCGCGTCGTGGCGGGCCACTTCGCGCAGACCCACGCCCACCCCGAGCTCTTCGGCCGTACGCTCCTCGACATCCTGTGGCGCGAGCACGCCCAGGACAAGGGCCCCGCCATGTCGCGCCTTCGCCGGTACGAGCTGACCGGCCAGGCCGAGCAGCGCTTCGAGCGGCTCTCGGGCGGCCAGCAGGCGCGCTTCCAGATCCTGCTCCTGGAGCTCGAGGGCTCCACCGCACTGCTGCTCGACGAGCCCACCGACAACCTCGACCTGGAATCGGCCGAGGCGCTCCAGGAGGGCCTTGAGGCATACGAGGGAACGGTGCTCGCGGTCACCCACGACCGCTGGTTCGCCCGCTCCTTCGACCGCTACCTGGTCTTCGGCAGCGACGGCCTGGTACGCGAGACACCGGAGCCGGTGTGGGACGAGCGGAGGGTGGAACGCAAGCGCTGA
- a CDS encoding TIGR03086 family metal-binding protein produces MADTTGKAAHPLLARHAAALDLFTDRVHEVRADQWDAPTPCTDWSVRDLVNHLTVEQLWVPSLIRDGATIASVGDAFDGDMLGPDPVVSWDTAAAAAREAFAEPGALDRTVHLSFGDTSAVFYCGQMITDLVVHAWDLSRGIGADERLPDDLVAFSVGEITPYAADLEKSGLFAPAVESPADADAQTKMLNLLGRRV; encoded by the coding sequence ATGGCAGACACGACTGGCAAGGCCGCACACCCGCTCCTCGCCCGGCACGCCGCCGCCCTCGACCTCTTCACCGACCGCGTGCACGAGGTCCGCGCCGACCAGTGGGACGCCCCGACGCCCTGCACCGACTGGTCCGTGCGCGACCTCGTCAACCACCTCACCGTCGAGCAGCTGTGGGTGCCCTCGCTGATCCGCGACGGCGCCACCATCGCCTCCGTCGGCGACGCCTTCGACGGCGACATGCTCGGCCCCGACCCGGTCGTCTCCTGGGACACCGCGGCTGCCGCCGCCCGGGAGGCGTTCGCCGAGCCGGGCGCCCTCGACCGCACCGTCCACCTCTCCTTCGGCGACACCTCGGCCGTCTTCTACTGCGGACAGATGATCACCGACCTCGTCGTGCACGCCTGGGACCTGTCCCGGGGAATCGGCGCGGACGAGCGGCTCCCGGACGATCTCGTCGCCTTCTCCGTGGGCGAAATCACGCCGTACGCCGCCGACTTGGAGAAGAGCGGCCTCTTCGCCCCCGCGGTGGAATCGCCGGCGGACGCCGATGCGCAGACCAAAATGCTGAACCTGCTGGGGCGCCGGGTGTGA
- a CDS encoding AraC family transcriptional regulator: MSCTTGDVDEARDVIGAAFYSNFMDVIDGPRTFRAEFDVGQLGELTLGELSCGADVRMRLGELGSYHVNILLGGQMHFRQGAAAGTVATAERAGVFQPVGDTVVERWTGDCRILAVKMDRDALERRLEQLLGRSFRTPLSLAPELDTTRGPGRSWARLVTTVVADLRDDPDTLMASPLVAAPLQEAVLNGMLLAADHPFRAELAAPAQRLRPAPVKRAMDAVQQRPDHPFTPAGLAAEARVGVRWLQEAFRRYVGMSPMAYVRDVRLNRVHDELSAAEPGSVNVSDVAHRWGFSHLGRFAEQYRARFGELPSQTLRG; the protein is encoded by the coding sequence ATGTCCTGCACGACCGGGGACGTGGACGAGGCGCGGGATGTCATCGGCGCCGCGTTCTACAGCAACTTCATGGACGTCATCGACGGACCGCGCACGTTCCGGGCCGAGTTCGACGTCGGGCAGCTCGGCGAGCTCACCCTCGGGGAACTGAGCTGCGGCGCCGATGTACGGATGCGGCTCGGCGAACTCGGCTCGTACCACGTGAACATACTGCTCGGCGGGCAGATGCACTTCCGGCAGGGCGCCGCCGCGGGCACCGTCGCGACGGCCGAGCGGGCCGGGGTGTTCCAGCCCGTCGGCGACACGGTGGTGGAGCGGTGGACCGGCGACTGCCGCATCCTCGCCGTGAAGATGGACCGCGACGCCCTCGAACGGCGCCTTGAACAGCTCCTCGGACGGTCCTTCCGCACCCCGCTGAGCCTCGCGCCCGAACTCGACACCACCCGTGGCCCGGGGCGCAGTTGGGCACGGCTCGTCACGACCGTCGTGGCGGACCTGCGCGACGACCCGGACACGCTGATGGCGTCGCCGCTGGTCGCCGCGCCACTGCAGGAGGCCGTCCTGAACGGGATGCTGCTCGCCGCCGATCACCCCTTCCGTGCCGAACTCGCCGCCCCGGCACAGCGGTTGCGCCCGGCCCCCGTCAAGCGCGCGATGGACGCCGTGCAGCAGCGCCCCGACCATCCGTTCACGCCCGCGGGGCTAGCCGCCGAGGCGCGGGTCGGTGTGCGCTGGCTCCAGGAGGCGTTCCGCCGTTACGTGGGGATGTCACCCATGGCGTATGTGCGGGACGTACGGCTGAACCGGGTGCACGACGAGCTGAGCGCGGCGGAGCCCGGCTCGGTGAACGTGAGCGACGTGGCGCACCGCTGGGGTTTCAGCCATCTGGGGCGGTTCGCCGAGCAGTACCGGGCCCGGTTCGGCGAGCTGCCGTCGCAGACGCTGCGCGGGTGA
- a CDS encoding CBS domain-containing protein, whose translation MADFVRDVMTPGVAAVHPDASLVEAAQVMRAQDIGHVLVAMDGQVLGVLTDRDIALRAVADGADPLTVSAHAVCTPNPVVVTPDDAVSAAVSLMREIAVRRLPVVEDGQPVGMVFLGDLAPAV comes from the coding sequence ATGGCTGATTTCGTCAGGGACGTCATGACACCGGGCGTCGCGGCGGTTCACCCCGACGCCTCGCTGGTGGAAGCCGCGCAGGTGATGCGCGCTCAGGACATCGGGCATGTCCTGGTGGCCATGGACGGCCAGGTGCTCGGCGTGCTCACCGACCGCGACATCGCGCTGCGTGCCGTCGCCGACGGCGCCGATCCGCTCACGGTCAGCGCGCACGCCGTGTGCACCCCGAACCCGGTGGTGGTCACGCCGGACGACGCGGTGTCGGCGGCGGTGAGCCTGATGCGCGAGATCGCCGTGCGCAGGCTGCCGGTCGTGGAGGACGGGCAGCCGGTGGGGATGGTGTTCCTCGGCGATCTGGCGCCCGCGGTCTGA
- a CDS encoding RNA polymerase sigma factor SigF has translation MRSDTPLAKGHPHDDAPDTATAFRRLTELPHGPERDALREELVSAWLPMAERLAGRFRNRGESLDDLRQVAALGLVKAVDRYDPERGSAFESYAVPTVTGEIKRHFRDHMWTLHVPRRVQDLRNRVRFARQDLTQTVPGRAPTLAEIAERAQLSEEDAAAGLEALDSFTALSLDAELPGSEDGYALRDVLGGPDPALDVVVDREAVKPRIAALPERERDILYMRFFGDMTQSRIAERLGISQMHVSRLISRCCDRLRDQVMRDAA, from the coding sequence ATGCGATCCGACACACCGCTCGCGAAGGGCCACCCGCACGACGACGCCCCCGACACCGCGACCGCCTTCCGCAGGCTCACCGAACTGCCGCACGGCCCCGAACGCGACGCCCTGCGCGAGGAGTTGGTCAGCGCCTGGCTGCCCATGGCCGAGCGGCTCGCGGGACGGTTCCGCAACCGCGGCGAATCCCTCGACGACCTGCGCCAGGTCGCGGCCCTCGGCCTGGTCAAGGCCGTCGACCGGTACGACCCGGAGCGCGGCAGCGCCTTCGAGAGCTACGCCGTGCCGACCGTCACCGGCGAGATCAAGCGCCACTTCCGCGACCACATGTGGACCCTCCATGTGCCGCGCCGCGTACAGGACTTGCGCAACCGTGTGCGGTTCGCCCGGCAGGACCTGACCCAGACCGTCCCCGGACGCGCGCCGACCCTCGCCGAGATCGCCGAGCGGGCCCAGCTGTCCGAGGAGGACGCGGCCGCCGGACTCGAAGCGCTCGACAGCTTCACCGCGCTCTCCCTGGACGCCGAACTCCCGGGCAGCGAGGACGGATACGCGCTGCGGGACGTGCTCGGCGGACCCGACCCCGCCCTCGATGTCGTCGTCGACCGGGAGGCCGTCAAACCACGCATCGCGGCGCTGCCGGAGCGCGAACGCGACATCCTCTACATGCGCTTCTTCGGCGACATGACGCAGAGCCGCATCGCGGAACGGCTCGGCATCTCCCAGATGCACGTCTCACGCCTGATCAGCCGCTGCTGCGACCGGCTTCGCGACCAGGTCATGCGGGACGCAGCCTGA
- a CDS encoding PAS domain-containing protein codes for MSQTEEFGEELADFVRRVAELKSARSVPAGDLGTVLDAAIFELDHVAEQLRPAYERLAADGQLGGGRSPDRDEQRLLRAIFQRLPLPVALVDRESVVRRLNFAATGFTGVRAGYATGRPLTGFLLHADRVAFRSQTAAVARGEGDRSLTVHLQRMPHAPVRATLAALRPGTEPRTAVLVVLQPQTHPMDGARPQDAGPQGAVPDLREATRHAALLDLADAMTATLLTAPAGDRAAVLERAAGVLHGRFADWVIADEGAAHQRRTTVLGPNGAPVDDVFAQAPAACPLVVEAARGGAPVLQVRPEDPDAFGRDASGAPVLVRAQVTSLLCVPLSSRTDGPVEGVLTLFRSGARRAFSMAEAQAVDVMSRHIALALRRPG; via the coding sequence ATGTCCCAGACGGAGGAGTTCGGCGAGGAGCTCGCGGACTTCGTGCGCCGCGTCGCCGAGTTGAAGTCGGCCCGTTCCGTCCCGGCGGGCGACCTCGGCACGGTGCTCGACGCGGCGATCTTCGAACTCGACCATGTGGCCGAGCAGTTGCGCCCCGCCTACGAGCGGCTCGCGGCCGACGGGCAGCTCGGCGGAGGCCGCTCCCCCGACCGCGACGAACAGCGGCTGCTTCGGGCGATCTTCCAGCGGCTGCCGCTGCCCGTCGCGTTGGTCGACCGGGAGTCGGTGGTCCGGCGGCTCAACTTCGCGGCGACCGGTTTCACGGGCGTACGCGCGGGCTATGCGACCGGCAGGCCGCTCACCGGTTTCCTGCTGCACGCCGACCGGGTGGCGTTCCGTTCGCAGACGGCGGCGGTCGCACGCGGCGAGGGCGACCGCAGCCTCACCGTCCACCTCCAGCGGATGCCGCACGCCCCGGTCCGCGCGACGCTCGCCGCACTGCGGCCGGGGACCGAGCCGCGTACGGCGGTCCTTGTGGTGCTGCAGCCGCAGACGCATCCGATGGACGGCGCGCGCCCGCAGGATGCGGGCCCGCAGGGCGCCGTGCCCGACCTGCGCGAGGCGACCCGGCACGCGGCGCTCCTCGACCTCGCGGACGCCATGACGGCCACCCTGCTGACCGCCCCGGCCGGGGACCGTGCGGCCGTCCTGGAGCGGGCGGCCGGGGTGCTGCACGGGCGGTTCGCCGACTGGGTGATCGCCGACGAAGGGGCCGCGCACCAGCGGCGTACGACCGTGCTCGGCCCGAACGGCGCCCCGGTCGACGACGTCTTCGCACAGGCGCCCGCCGCATGCCCCCTGGTGGTCGAGGCGGCGCGCGGCGGGGCGCCCGTGCTGCAGGTACGCCCGGAGGACCCGGACGCCTTCGGCAGGGACGCGTCCGGCGCCCCCGTCCTCGTACGCGCCCAGGTGACGTCCCTGCTGTGCGTGCCGCTGAGCTCGCGCACGGACGGCCCGGTGGAGGGCGTCCTGACGCTTTTCAGAAGCGGGGCGCGGCGCGCCTTCTCGATGGCCGAGGCGCAGGCCGTCGATGTGATGTCACGTCATATCGCGCTCGCCCTGCGGCGCCCCGGCTGA